The following coding sequences are from one Molothrus aeneus isolate 106 chromosome Z, BPBGC_Maene_1.0, whole genome shotgun sequence window:
- the LOX gene encoding protein-lysine 6-oxidase, with protein MRFAPPGLLLAQLHACIYWSCLWPAGCQQQPPRRDPPPPPAAWRQRIQWENNGQVYSLLSLGSQYQPPRRRQAAEAAGSPILLLRNNGTGLPRRAAARNAAAAAAQPQPQPQPQPAAGSRGGSGARHWFQAGYQASSGGRAAAPQRSPGAAASAARGASSGAPRPSPAGGTGTDGNGSSAGAGSLPPLGSFRPGREDVMVGDDPYNPYKYTDDNPYYNYYDTYERPRQGSRYRPGYGTGYFQYGLPDLVPDPYYIQASTYVQRMSMYNLRCAAEENCLASSAYRADVRDYDNRVLLRFPQRVKNQGTSDFLPSRPRYSWEWHSCHQHYHSMDEFSHYDLLDASSHRKVAEGHKASFCLEDTSCDYGYYRRYACTAHTQGLSPGCYDTYNADIDCQWIDITDVKPGNYILKVSVNPSYLVPESDYSNNIVRCDIRYTGHHAYASGCTISP; from the exons ATGCGTTTCGCGCCGCCGGGGCTCCTGCTCGCCCAGCTTCACGCGTGCATCTactggagctgcctctggcccgccggctgccagcagcagccgccgcGCCGGGatcccccgccgccccccgccgcctGGAGGCAGCGGATCCAGTGGGAGAACAACGGGCAGGTGTAcagcctgctcagcctgggctcCCAGTACCAGCCCCCGCGGCGCAGGCAGGCGGCCGAGGCGGCGGgcagccccatcctgctgctgcggAACAACGGCACGGGGCTGCCGCGGAGAGCCGCCGCCCGCaacgccgccgccgccgccgcgcagccccagccccagccccagccccagcccgccGCCGGCAGCCGCGGGGGCTCCGGGGCTCGGCACTGGTTCCAGGCCGGCTACCAGGCTTCCTCCGGGGGTCGCGCCGCTGCCCCGCAGCGGAGCCCAGGGGCCGCCGCCTCCGCGGCCCGGGGCGCCTCCTCGGGGGCGCCGCGACCCAGCCCCGCCGGCGGCACTGGCACCGACGGCAACGGGAGCAGCGCCGGGGCCGGCAGCCTGCCGCCCCTGGGCAGCTTCAGACCCGGCCGGGAAGATGTCATGGTAGGAGACGACCCCTACAACCCCTACAAGTACACGGACGATAACCCCTACTACAACTACTACGACACCTACGAGAGGCCCCGCCAGGGCAGCAGGTACAGACCTGGCTACGGCACCGGCTACTTCCAGTACG GTCTCCCTGACTTAGTCCCGGATCCCTATTACATCCAGGCGTCCACGTATGTCCAGAGGATGTCCATGTATAACTTGAGATGTGCTGCCGAGGAGAACTGCTTGGCAAG CTCAGCCTATCGAGCAGATGTCAGGGACTATGACAATCGGGTGCTCCTGAGATTCCCccaaagagtgaaaaatcaAGGCACATCGGATTTTCTGCCCAGCAGACCCCGTTACTCATGGGAGTGGCACAGCTGTCACCA ACATTACCACAGCATGGATGAATTCAGCCACTATGACTTGTTGGATGCAAGCTCACACAGAAAAGTTGCTGAGGGTCACAAAGCAAGTTTCTGCCTTGAAGATACTTCCTGTGATTATGGATATTACAGGCGGTATGCATgtacagcacacacacag GGTCTGAGCCCTGGCTGCTACGACACTTACAATGCTGACATAGATTGCCAATGGATTGATATTACTGATGTAAAACCTGGAAATTACATTCTGAAG GTGAGTGTGAACCCCAGCTACCTGGTGCCTGAATCCGACTACTCCAACAACATTGTCCGCTGCGACATCCGCTACACGGGCCACCACGCCTACGCCTCTGGCTGCACCATCTCCCCGTGA